A region from the Caldicellulosiruptor naganoensis genome encodes:
- a CDS encoding IS607 family transposase, whose translation MSRRTLINWEKEGLITPLRLPMGRRRYKKEDIEKLLGMIEEKPKPTVVLYARVSTKKQEEYLKNQIRRLEENAKLQGWQYEVISEIASKVDENRRGLLKLLNKIKRGEVTKVVIEYPDRLARFRFEYLKFFMESFGVELVVLNGRGNEEEINRELAEDLIAIVTSFAARIYGQRGGNSSGEANF comes from the coding sequence ATCAGCCGAAGAACACTAATAAACTGGGAGAAGGAAGGGTTAATAACACCTCTCAGGCTACCTATGGGAAGGAGAAGGTATAAAAAAGAAGACATAGAAAAACTACTGGGTATGATAGAGGAAAAACCAAAACCAACCGTTGTTTTGTATGCAAGAGTCTCCACTAAAAAGCAAGAAGAGTACCTTAAAAACCAAATTAGAAGACTTGAAGAAAATGCCAAGTTGCAAGGTTGGCAGTATGAAGTTATATCTGAAATAGCCAGCAAAGTAGATGAAAACAGGAGAGGACTATTAAAACTTTTGAACAAAATCAAAAGAGGAGAAGTTACAAAAGTTGTAATAGAGTATCCTGACAGGCTTGCAAGGTTTAGATTTGAATATCTTAAGTTTTTCATGGAGAGTTTTGGGGTAGAACTTGTAGTGTTAAATGGCAGAGGAAACGAAGAAGAAATTAACAGAGAACTGGCAGAGGACTTAATAGCGATAGTAACATCTTTTGCAGCGAGGATTTATGGACAAAGAGGTGGTAACAGTTCAGGCGAAGCTAATTTTTGA